One window of the Streptomyces sp. NBC_00259 genome contains the following:
- a CDS encoding BMP family ABC transporter substrate-binding protein, translating to MKTRRTWRTTAKTSRSGAGARLGAGLAAVAGSLRGRAGWAVGSSAVIVLGLAGAWLFAGGEESGPPDPRARQYEDFDACLLTGEKGIVAGTPAAPVWEGMQQASLDTRARVNYVPVVGPQSPDNVRPFFNSLMQRQCDVVLAVGGPQVEVTEADAKKYPKVRFVVVGGASDTDARTSPNVTVAKAGDGLKSSVAEAIRQAVKASDS from the coding sequence GTGAAGACCCGGCGTACCTGGCGTACCACCGCGAAGACTTCCCGCTCGGGCGCCGGGGCGCGCCTCGGCGCCGGGCTGGCCGCCGTGGCGGGCTCCCTGCGCGGCCGTGCGGGCTGGGCCGTGGGCAGCTCCGCCGTCATCGTGCTGGGACTGGCCGGCGCCTGGCTGTTCGCCGGCGGCGAGGAGTCCGGGCCGCCCGACCCGCGGGCGCGCCAGTACGAGGACTTCGACGCCTGTCTGCTGACGGGGGAGAAGGGCATCGTGGCGGGCACGCCCGCGGCGCCGGTGTGGGAGGGCATGCAGCAGGCGTCCCTCGACACCCGGGCCCGGGTCAACTACGTCCCGGTCGTGGGACCGCAGTCGCCGGACAACGTCCGTCCGTTCTTCAACAGCCTGATGCAGCGTCAGTGCGATGTCGTCCTGGCGGTCGGCGGTCCTCAGGTGGAGGTCACCGAGGCCGACGCGAAGAAGTACCCGAAGGTGCGCTTCGTCGTGGTCGGCGGAGCGTCGGACACGGATGCGCGCACGAGCCCGAACGTCACCGTGGCGAAGGCGGGCGACGGGCTCAAGTCCTCCGTGGCCGAGGCGATCAGACAGGCCGTCAAAGCGTCCGATTCGTAG
- a CDS encoding dihydrofolate reductase family protein yields MRPLRYSINVTLDGCCHHEAGLPPDEESMRYWTAEMERAGALLFGRVTYEMMESAWRKPATGTWPDWMDEWQIPFAETIDRAKKYVVSSTLSGVDWNADLVRGDLGQAVQRLKQESGEGLWVGGVTLPLALADLGLIDEYEFLVQPVLAGHGPTLLAGLRERIQLELVDCHEFRSGAVALRYRPTRVTA; encoded by the coding sequence ATGAGACCACTTCGATACTCGATCAACGTCACGCTCGACGGCTGCTGCCATCACGAGGCAGGGCTCCCCCCGGACGAGGAGTCGATGCGCTACTGGACCGCTGAGATGGAGCGAGCCGGTGCCCTGCTATTCGGCCGGGTGACCTACGAGATGATGGAGTCGGCGTGGCGGAAGCCGGCCACGGGCACGTGGCCCGACTGGATGGATGAGTGGCAGATCCCGTTCGCCGAGACCATCGACCGGGCGAAGAAGTACGTCGTGTCGAGCACGCTGAGCGGGGTCGATTGGAATGCCGACCTGGTGCGAGGCGACTTGGGGCAAGCGGTTCAGCGGCTCAAGCAAGAGTCAGGCGAGGGCCTGTGGGTGGGTGGCGTGACGCTCCCCCTGGCGTTGGCAGATCTGGGACTGATCGACGAGTACGAGTTCCTTGTTCAGCCGGTCCTTGCCGGACACGGGCCGACGTTGCTCGCCGGTCTGCGCGAGCGCATCCAGCTCGAGCTCGTGGACTGCCATGAGTTCCGGTCGGGGGCGGTAGCCCTGCGATACCGGCCCACGCGAGTTACGGCTTGA
- a CDS encoding HNH endonuclease family protein — MSHRPLSTRGKRAVLSVAVAAALVAGCDDLEPGGSSAGSGPDAAAGRAASPLTNPDGTKPGLAALTTEADKANARKLVDKLTVKGRGPKTGYERDKFGYAWMDTADGVPLARNGCDTRNDLLKLHGQDVEFRRGSDCVVVAMTLHDPYTGKTIEWRKKKAAEVQIDHVIPLSYSWQMGSSRWPESRRRQLANDALNLLPVQGRANSAKSDSGPASWLPPDRGIRCAYAVRFAQVALKYDLPVTDADKRTMLKQCGGHG; from the coding sequence ATGAGTCACAGACCCCTGTCTACTCGCGGGAAGAGGGCCGTCCTTTCGGTCGCCGTTGCCGCCGCGCTCGTCGCAGGCTGTGATGACCTGGAGCCGGGCGGAAGTTCCGCAGGGTCCGGACCGGACGCCGCTGCCGGGCGCGCGGCGAGCCCGCTGACGAATCCCGACGGGACGAAGCCGGGGCTCGCCGCGCTCACGACGGAGGCGGACAAGGCGAACGCGCGCAAGCTCGTCGACAAACTCACAGTCAAGGGGCGTGGGCCGAAGACGGGCTACGAACGGGACAAGTTCGGCTATGCGTGGATGGACACGGCAGATGGGGTGCCGCTGGCGAGGAACGGTTGTGACACCCGGAACGACTTGCTGAAACTTCATGGACAGGACGTCGAGTTCCGTAGGGGTTCCGACTGCGTGGTCGTCGCCATGACCCTGCACGACCCGTACACCGGGAAGACGATCGAGTGGCGCAAGAAGAAGGCCGCCGAGGTGCAGATCGACCATGTGATCCCCCTGTCGTACAGCTGGCAGATGGGTTCCTCGCGCTGGCCGGAGAGCAGGCGCAGGCAGCTCGCGAACGACGCCCTCAATCTGCTCCCGGTCCAGGGCCGCGCCAACTCGGCCAAGAGCGACTCGGGTCCCGCCTCCTGGCTCCCGCCGGACCGGGGCATCCGCTGCGCGTACGCGGTCCGCTTCGCCCAGGTCGCCCTCAAGTACGACCTTCCGGTGACCGACGCGGACAAGCGCACGATGCTGAAGCAGTGCGGTGGCCACGGCTAG
- a CDS encoding SCO6745 family protein: protein MADENGRVRQMWHLLEPLHAVLYYAPEVFREAEALGYDTGERWPSYFAWRAAPLGAPGAPEVATAFHSFAPHMVAEHVPAAWDVAAPDAVLTARTRGIDRAYRALLDSETVAGGQLAEAAALARRAAEAADTDGRPLAAANAALPWPEEPHLVLWHAATILREHRGDGHVSALAAAGLDPVESLVSFAAIGAAPSEVFASRGWSPEEWAAAGERLVARGLLAADGTATDEGRALRAKVERRTDELAASPWRDLGPTGTTRLAELLGPFWVAVLGSGLLPRETTLGIGKV, encoded by the coding sequence ATGGCTGACGAGAACGGGCGCGTGCGGCAGATGTGGCACCTCCTTGAGCCGCTGCACGCCGTCCTCTACTACGCGCCCGAGGTCTTCCGCGAGGCCGAAGCGCTCGGTTACGACACCGGTGAGCGCTGGCCCAGCTACTTCGCCTGGCGCGCGGCACCGCTCGGCGCACCCGGTGCGCCTGAGGTAGCCACGGCCTTCCACAGCTTCGCCCCGCACATGGTCGCGGAACACGTACCGGCCGCCTGGGACGTCGCCGCGCCGGACGCGGTGCTCACGGCCCGGACGCGCGGCATCGACCGGGCCTACCGCGCCCTCCTCGACAGCGAGACGGTGGCCGGCGGCCAGCTGGCCGAGGCCGCCGCGCTCGCCCGCCGTGCCGCGGAGGCCGCCGACACCGACGGCCGCCCGCTCGCCGCGGCCAACGCCGCCCTGCCCTGGCCCGAGGAGCCGCACCTCGTGCTGTGGCACGCCGCGACGATTCTGCGCGAGCACCGGGGCGACGGGCATGTCTCCGCCCTGGCCGCCGCAGGGCTCGACCCCGTCGAATCCCTCGTGTCGTTCGCCGCGATCGGCGCGGCGCCGAGCGAGGTCTTCGCCAGTAGGGGCTGGAGCCCCGAGGAGTGGGCGGCCGCCGGTGAACGGCTCGTCGCACGTGGACTGCTGGCCGCCGACGGCACGGCGACCGACGAGGGCCGTGCCCTGCGCGCCAAGGTCGAGCGCCGTACGGACGAACTGGCCGCCTCCCCCTGGCGGGACCTCGGCCCCACCGGCACCACCCGCCTCGCCGAACTCCTCGGCCCCTTCTGGGTCGCGGTCCTCGGCTCGGGGCTTCTGCCGCGCGAGACGACCCTGGGCATCGGCAAGGTCTGA
- the mfd gene encoding transcription-repair coupling factor, which yields MSLHGLLDVVVKDPALVEAVKAAGDGHRPHVDLVGPPAARPFAVAALAREAGRPVLAVTATGREAEDLAAALRSLLDPDTVAEYPSWETLPHERLSPRSDTVGRRLAVLRRLAHPSTDDPAAGPVSVVVAPVRSVLQPQVKGLGDLEPVALRTGRTADLEEIVAGLAAAAYSRVELVEKRGEFAVRGGILDVFPPTEEHPLRIEFWGDDVEEIRYFKVADQRSLEVAEHGLWAPPCRELLLTDEVRQRAAALAEAHPELGELLGKIAEGIAVEGMESLAPVLVDDMELLLDVLPKGSMTVVCDPERVRTRAADLVATSQEFLQASWAATAGGGEAPIDVGAASLWGIADVRDRARELGMMWWSVSPFAADEELDSDTLKLGMHAPETYRGDTARALADTKGWLADGWRTVYVTEAHGPAARTVEVLGGEGIAARLEADLRAISPSVVHVATGSIDYGFVDPGLKVAVLTETDLSGQKAAGRDGTRMPTRRRKQIDPLTLEVGDYIVHEQHGVGRYLEMVQRTVQGATREYLLVEYAPAKRGQPGDRLYIPTDQLEQVTKYVGGEAPTLHRLGGADWTKTKARAKKAVKEIAADLIKLYSARMAAPGHTFGPDTPWQRELEDAFPYVETPDQLSTIAEVKEDMEKSVPMDRLICGDVGYGKTEIAVRAAFKAVQDGKQVAVLVPTTLLVQQHFGTFSERYSQFPVVTRALSRFQSDTEAKATLEGLREGSVDVVIGTHRLFSSETKFKDLGLVIVDEEQRFGVEHKEQLKKLRANVDVLTMSATPIPRTLEMAVTGIREMSTITTPPEERHPVLTFVGPYEERQIGAAIRRELLREGQVFYIHNRVESIDRAAARLRDIVPEARIATAHGQMGESALEQVVVDFWEKKFDVLVSTTIVESGIDISNANTLIVERGDNFGLSQLHQLRGRVGRSRERGYAYFLYPPEKPLTETAHERLATIAQHTEMGAGMYVAMKDLEIRGAGNLLGGEQSGHIAGVGFDLYVRMVGEAVADYRASLEGGVEEEPPLEVKIELPVDAHVPHDYAPGERLRLQAYRAIASANSEEDIKAVREELTDRYGKLPEPVENLLLVAGLRMFARACGVGEIVLQGPNIRFAPVELRESQELRLKRLYPRTVVKPAVHQILVPRPTTGKIGGKPVVGRELLAWTGEFLTSILGS from the coding sequence ATGAGCCTGCACGGTCTGCTCGACGTCGTCGTCAAGGACCCCGCCCTCGTCGAAGCGGTGAAGGCCGCAGGCGACGGTCACCGGCCCCACGTCGACCTGGTCGGACCGCCCGCCGCGCGGCCCTTCGCGGTGGCCGCCCTGGCGCGCGAGGCGGGCCGGCCGGTGCTGGCCGTGACGGCGACCGGGCGGGAGGCCGAGGACCTCGCCGCGGCGCTGCGTTCGCTGCTCGACCCGGACACGGTCGCCGAGTACCCGTCGTGGGAGACCCTGCCGCACGAGCGGCTCTCCCCCCGTTCCGACACCGTGGGCCGGCGGCTCGCGGTGCTGCGCCGGCTCGCCCACCCCAGCACGGACGACCCGGCCGCAGGGCCGGTGAGCGTCGTCGTCGCTCCCGTACGTTCCGTGCTGCAGCCGCAGGTCAAGGGGCTCGGCGATCTGGAGCCGGTGGCCCTGCGCACCGGGCGGACCGCCGACCTGGAAGAGATCGTGGCCGGGCTCGCGGCCGCCGCGTACTCGCGGGTGGAGCTGGTGGAGAAGCGCGGCGAGTTCGCCGTGCGCGGCGGCATCCTCGACGTCTTCCCGCCGACCGAGGAGCATCCGCTCCGGATCGAGTTCTGGGGCGACGACGTCGAGGAGATCCGCTACTTCAAGGTCGCCGACCAGCGTTCGCTGGAGGTCGCCGAGCACGGCCTGTGGGCGCCGCCGTGCCGTGAGCTGCTGCTGACCGACGAGGTACGGCAGCGGGCCGCCGCCCTCGCAGAGGCCCACCCGGAGCTGGGCGAACTGCTCGGCAAGATCGCGGAGGGCATCGCCGTCGAAGGCATGGAGTCCCTGGCTCCGGTCCTCGTCGACGACATGGAGCTGCTGCTCGACGTCCTGCCGAAGGGCTCGATGACCGTGGTGTGCGACCCGGAGCGGGTGCGGACCAGGGCCGCGGATCTGGTCGCGACCTCCCAGGAGTTCCTGCAGGCGTCCTGGGCGGCGACCGCCGGTGGCGGCGAGGCGCCGATCGATGTCGGCGCGGCCTCGCTGTGGGGCATCGCCGACGTCCGCGACCGGGCGCGTGAGCTCGGGATGATGTGGTGGTCGGTGTCGCCCTTCGCCGCCGACGAAGAGCTCGACTCGGACACCCTGAAGCTGGGGATGCACGCCCCGGAGACCTACCGGGGCGACACGGCCCGTGCCCTCGCCGACACCAAGGGCTGGCTCGCCGACGGCTGGCGCACGGTGTACGTGACGGAGGCGCACGGCCCCGCGGCCCGTACCGTCGAGGTCCTCGGCGGCGAGGGCATCGCCGCCCGCCTCGAAGCCGACCTCAGGGCGATCTCTCCGTCCGTCGTCCATGTCGCGACGGGCTCCATCGACTACGGCTTCGTCGACCCGGGCCTCAAGGTCGCCGTGCTGACGGAGACCGATCTGTCCGGCCAGAAGGCCGCCGGCAGGGACGGCACGCGGATGCCGACGCGCCGCCGCAAGCAGATCGACCCGCTGACCCTGGAGGTCGGCGACTACATCGTCCACGAGCAGCACGGCGTCGGCCGCTACCTCGAGATGGTGCAGCGCACCGTGCAGGGCGCGACCCGCGAGTACCTGCTCGTCGAGTACGCCCCGGCCAAGCGCGGCCAGCCAGGCGACCGGCTCTACATCCCGACCGACCAGCTGGAGCAGGTCACCAAGTACGTCGGCGGCGAGGCCCCGACGCTGCACCGGCTCGGCGGCGCGGACTGGACGAAGACCAAGGCGCGCGCGAAGAAGGCCGTCAAGGAGATCGCCGCCGACCTGATCAAGCTGTACAGCGCGCGGATGGCGGCGCCCGGCCACACCTTCGGCCCGGACACCCCGTGGCAGCGGGAGCTGGAGGACGCCTTCCCGTACGTGGAGACGCCCGACCAGCTGTCCACCATCGCCGAGGTGAAGGAGGACATGGAGAAGTCGGTCCCGATGGACCGGCTGATCTGCGGTGACGTCGGCTACGGAAAGACGGAGATCGCCGTACGGGCCGCGTTCAAGGCCGTGCAGGACGGCAAGCAGGTCGCCGTCCTCGTGCCGACGACGCTGCTGGTGCAGCAGCACTTCGGGACGTTCTCCGAGCGGTACTCCCAGTTCCCCGTCGTGACCCGGGCCCTGTCCCGTTTCCAGTCGGACACGGAGGCGAAGGCGACCCTGGAGGGGCTGCGGGAGGGCTCGGTCGACGTCGTCATCGGCACGCACCGGCTCTTCTCCTCCGAGACCAAGTTCAAGGACCTCGGCCTCGTCATCGTCGACGAGGAGCAGCGGTTCGGCGTCGAGCACAAGGAGCAGCTGAAGAAGCTGCGCGCGAACGTCGACGTCCTGACGATGTCCGCGACCCCGATCCCGCGGACCCTGGAGATGGCGGTCACCGGCATCCGCGAGATGTCGACGATCACCACCCCGCCGGAGGAGCGCCACCCGGTCCTGACGTTCGTCGGCCCGTACGAGGAGAGGCAGATCGGGGCCGCCATCCGCCGTGAGCTGCTCCGCGAGGGCCAGGTCTTCTACATCCACAACCGTGTCGAATCGATCGACAGGGCGGCGGCCCGGCTGCGGGACATCGTCCCGGAGGCGCGTATCGCCACCGCCCACGGCCAGATGGGCGAGAGCGCCCTGGAGCAGGTCGTCGTCGACTTCTGGGAGAAGAAGTTCGACGTGCTCGTCTCGACGACGATCGTCGAGTCGGGCATCGACATCTCCAACGCGAACACCCTGATCGTGGAGCGCGGCGACAACTTCGGTCTCTCGCAGCTGCACCAGCTGCGCGGCCGCGTCGGCCGTAGCCGGGAGCGCGGCTACGCCTACTTCCTCTACCCGCCGGAGAAGCCGCTCACGGAGACCGCCCACGAGCGGCTCGCGACGATCGCCCAGCACACCGAGATGGGCGCGGGCATGTACGTGGCGATGAAGGACCTGGAGATCCGCGGCGCGGGCAACCTCCTCGGCGGTGAGCAGTCCGGTCATATCGCGGGCGTCGGCTTCGACCTGTACGTCCGTATGGTCGGCGAGGCGGTCGCCGACTACCGGGCCTCGCTGGAGGGCGGTGTCGAGGAGGAGCCGCCGCTGGAGGTCAAGATCGAGCTCCCGGTCGACGCGCACGTCCCGCACGACTACGCGCCGGGCGAGCGGCTGCGTCTGCAGGCGTACCGGGCCATCGCCTCCGCCAACTCGGAGGAGGACATCAAGGCCGTACGCGAGGAGCTGACGGACCGTTACGGCAAGCTGCCGGAGCCGGTGGAGAACCTGCTGCTCGTGGCCGGACTGCGGATGTTCGCACGGGCGTGCGGCGTCGGCGAGATCGTCCTCCAGGGCCCGAACATCCGCTTCGCGCCGGTGGAGCTGCGTGAGTCGCAGGAGCTGCGGCTGAAGCGGCTGTATCCGCGTACGGTCGTCAAGCCGGCGGTCCATCAGATCCTGGTGCCGCGGCCGACGACGGGGAAGATCGGCGGAAAGCCGGTCGTGGGGCGGGAACTGCTGGCGTGGACGGGTGAGTTCCTGACGTCGATCCTGGGGTCGTAG
- a CDS encoding SigE family RNA polymerase sigma factor, with amino-acid sequence MTDEEFEEFYGSGVKQLVGQVYLVTGDLHEAQDVVQEAFVRAWSRRSGLRRDAGPEAWIRTVAWRLAVSRWRRRGRAAEAWRRHHREGRAPGAPEPDPGTVALVAALRQLSERQRRVAVLHYVCDLSVAQVAAETGMAPGTVKSHLFRARAALAPHLDDSADAVGSIMPEEHGV; translated from the coding sequence GTGACCGACGAGGAGTTCGAGGAGTTCTACGGCTCCGGTGTGAAACAGCTGGTCGGGCAGGTGTACCTGGTGACCGGGGACCTCCACGAGGCCCAGGACGTCGTCCAGGAGGCGTTCGTACGGGCCTGGAGCCGGCGCTCGGGGCTGCGGCGCGACGCCGGGCCCGAGGCCTGGATACGGACGGTCGCCTGGCGGCTCGCGGTCAGCCGCTGGCGGCGCCGGGGCCGGGCCGCGGAGGCCTGGCGGCGGCATCACCGGGAGGGCCGGGCGCCGGGCGCACCGGAGCCGGATCCCGGCACGGTCGCGCTGGTCGCGGCGCTGCGGCAGCTCTCCGAGCGGCAGCGGCGGGTGGCCGTCCTGCACTACGTGTGCGATCTGTCCGTGGCGCAGGTGGCGGCGGAGACCGGCATGGCCCCCGGGACCGTCAAGTCGCATCTGTTCCGCGCGAGGGCCGCACTCGCACCCCATCTCGACGACTCGGCCGACGCGGTCGGCTCGATCATGCCGGAGGAGCACGGTGTCTGA